From the genome of Sphingobacterium kitahiroshimense, one region includes:
- the pncB gene encoding nicotinate phosphoribosyltransferase — MAQLTSILDNDFYKFTMQYAVVKLFPKAKARYQFINRGQHKFPIGFDKKLREAIDAMANLKLSKAEKMFFAQNCPYIDPTYFDFLQGYRYDPDEISIIQNGEDLEVKIEGYWYRTILWEVPIMALICELYYQITEQKRLTNEQVIDDAKTKIEKYKKLNITIADFGTRRRHSFQVHKLVVETLKEYGAGTFIGTSNVLLAMQYQIKPIGTHAHEWFMFHAAKYGYKMANLLGLEHWADVYRGDLGIALSDTYTTEVFFRQFDKKLTKLFDGVRHDSGDPIEFAEKIISHYVNKGIDPLSKTIIFSDGLDYDKVAHITQYCKGKIGHSFGVGTNFTNDVGLTQMNIVIKMTETQPEDDEWTQVIKLSDEPKKNTGDPATIKLAKQILMIHD, encoded by the coding sequence ATGGCTCAACTAACATCCATACTAGACAACGACTTTTATAAGTTCACGATGCAATATGCTGTTGTCAAGTTATTTCCAAAAGCAAAGGCTCGATACCAATTCATTAATCGCGGTCAACATAAATTTCCGATAGGATTTGATAAAAAACTAAGAGAGGCAATCGATGCGATGGCAAATCTAAAATTGAGCAAAGCTGAAAAAATGTTTTTTGCTCAAAATTGCCCATATATTGACCCTACTTATTTTGACTTCTTACAGGGCTATCGCTATGATCCTGATGAGATCAGTATTATTCAAAATGGCGAAGATTTAGAAGTTAAAATTGAAGGATATTGGTACCGTACCATTCTATGGGAAGTTCCGATCATGGCTTTAATATGTGAACTTTATTACCAAATAACTGAACAGAAGCGTTTAACGAATGAACAGGTTATTGATGATGCTAAAACTAAAATTGAAAAATATAAGAAATTAAATATTACAATCGCAGATTTTGGTACAAGGAGAAGACATTCTTTTCAGGTTCACAAACTTGTCGTAGAAACATTAAAAGAATATGGGGCTGGTACTTTTATCGGAACGAGTAATGTTCTTCTTGCTATGCAATATCAAATTAAACCTATTGGCACACATGCTCATGAATGGTTTATGTTTCATGCAGCCAAGTATGGTTACAAAATGGCAAATTTGCTTGGTCTCGAACATTGGGCCGATGTATACAGAGGTGACTTGGGTATCGCGCTATCTGACACGTACACAACAGAAGTATTCTTTAGGCAATTTGATAAAAAACTCACCAAATTATTTGATGGTGTACGACATGACAGCGGAGATCCTATAGAGTTCGCTGAAAAAATCATTTCACATTATGTCAATAAGGGAATCGATCCTTTATCGAAAACCATCATATTTTCGGACGGTTTAGATTATGATAAAGTGGCTCATATAACGCAGTATTGTAAAGGCAAAATTGGACATTCATTTGGAGTAGGTACGAACTTCACTAATGATGTTGGCCTGACACAAATGAATATAGTGATTAAAATGACTGAAACACAACCAGAAGATGATGAATGGACGCAAGTAATTAAATTATCGGATGAACCCAAAAAGAACACTGGAGATCCAGCGACTATCAAATTAGCAAAACAAATATTAATGATACATGACTAG